The Pseudanabaena sp. ABRG5-3 genome includes the window ATTTTACATCGCCAACCAAGCCAACCTAACCCTTGATGAGTTAGATGATCAAGAAAAAAGCGAGTTTTTTATTCAAGATCAGCGTGGGGCAGTTACTAAGGCAGTTAAAAAAGCTGTTAAGCAGGCTTTGCGTGAAGGTCGTGAGCAGGGTGTTCGCCAAGGGCTAGAACAAGGATTAGAGAAGGGATCACGGCAAAAATCTATTGAAATTGCCAAGAAAATGTTGAATTTGATGGACGATCGCACGATTTGTGAGGTAACAGGCTTATCTTTAGATGAGCTAGCAGAACTAAAAATTTCAGAACAGTAAACATAAATTTCTAATAAATCGTCTATGGTCGCGCCCGAAGTTCTCAATGAATTACGCAAAACACTCCGTAAGGGGCAGCAAACGATGGCGGACTGGCAGGGTGGCGAGCTTGCCGTATCCGCAGTTCCGGGGGCAGGGAAGTCAACGGGCATGGCAGTTGCCGCCGCGATCGCGATCGCTAATTTCAACTTACATCGCCAAAAGCAATTAGTAATTGTTACCTTTACGCGATCGGCAGTTAGCAACATTCGCAAAAAAGTATCGGAACATTTAAAAAATTTGCGATTGCCCCAGAGTGCCTTTACTGTCAGTACTTTGCATAGCTTAGCTTATACCATTGCCAGCAATCATCGCGAATTGTCAGGATTTGGTGCAGGTGAAACGACAATTGTGTCTGAATCTCAAAAACAGCGCTTAATTCGCAATGCTACGAATCTTTGGGTAAAAGAGAATCCAAAACTATACGATCTACTGCTCGAAGGTAGAAGCTTTGATGGGGAAGATACGGAACGCTTGCGGCGGCAGACTGTATTACGCACCGATGTTTTGCCGAGCTTAGCGAGAGAAGCGATCGCTACAGCAAAAAGTTCTGAACTAACGCCAGAGGATTTGCGACAAGCCGAATCTCCCGATGGGGGAACTATTTTAGAAATTGCCGCAGGGCTTTATGAAACCTATGAGCGACTATTGCGGCAAGAAGGGGCGATCGACTATGACGATATGATTTTGGGCGCGTTGCGAGTATTAAAAAATGAAAGTATTCGTAAATATTGGCAGGAGAGAGTTTTTGCTGTATTTGAGGATGAAGCACAAGATTCTTCACCATTACAAACCGATCTGCTGGAGATTCTTGCCCTCACCCCCCAACCCCCTCTCCCTAAGGGAGAGGGGGAGAAATCTTCTTTACTCCCATCCCTCTTAGGCAGAGGAGATGAGGGGGAGGGTATTAAAAATTTGATGCGGGTTGGAGATCCGAATCAGGCGATTAATTCCACATTTACCACTGCCGATCCGCGCTTTTTTAATGAATTCTGCGATCGCTGCCAACTCAATTCACAACTCTCCACCCTCGACCAAGCAGGACGTAGCACTGTCAATGTGATGCGAGCCGCTAATTACGTCTTGCACTGGGTCAATCATTCCGAATATGCCAAATTAGAAAAGCCATTCCGTCAACAAAGAATCCATCCTGTAGATGTGGATGATCCACAGGCAAATGCTAATCCAGAACCCATTGGCAAGGGTGTAGAAATCTATTTACCGAATACTGTCGATGATATTGAGCATGAAATTGAGTTGATTGGTTTACGGATTAAGCAACTACATGAGCAAGATCCCAAACTGAGTATGGCGATTTTAGTGCGGCAACATAATCAAGGTCGCTTTGTGGCGGAGGCTTTGGCATGGCTGACTAAGGAGCATGACATTAAAATCTATGATGTCGAACAAAGCGATCGCCGATCGCGTGTGCCAATGGATATGTTGGCAATTTTGCAATTTATGGAACGTCCCCATTCGCCCGACAATCTTAAATCTGCTCTAGAGGTTCTGAAAGATCGCCTGAAAATTTCATCTCAGCAAGACTTAAATGCTCTCGCTAGCAATCCTGAAAAGTTTCTCTACCCTACATTATTAGATCCTGCCCTAACGACACTTGCTCAAGATGCTCAATCGACATGCAAAGCTTTACTCAGAGCAAAAATTGAACTTCCGCTGTATAACCTGATTCCGTTTATCGCATTTACTCTCTACGATGACGAAGCGGGACTCTTAGCGACAGCCGATAAATTAGGCGATCGCCTCAATCAACAGCTTGTAGGTAATTACTCCATGCAAACAGTGATTGCAGAATTAAAGGAAATTGTCGAGTCTGAGAACTTTGAGGCAGTGGAAGATGAGAATCTAGAAGGGCGCTATATGACTGCGGGTCAGTTGACGATCATTAGTCTGCATAAAGCCAAAGGTCTAGATTGGGATGTTGTCTTCATGCCCTTTCTGCATAAGCGCATTTGTCCGGGGGAAGCCTATATTCCTGAATCCGTGAAGTTTCTAGGGGATTTTGGTTTGCCTGAAGTGGCAAGGGCGCAGATTCGAGCGATCGTACATCATGAGCGAGTCCCCAATGCTGAGGAAGCATGGAAACAATGTAGTTATCTCAAACAAGCGGAGGAATTTCGACTACTCTATGTGGGAATGACTCGTGCGAAAAAATTGCTATGGCTAT containing:
- a CDS encoding ATP-dependent helicase — translated: MVAPEVLNELRKTLRKGQQTMADWQGGELAVSAVPGAGKSTGMAVAAAIAIANFNLHRQKQLVIVTFTRSAVSNIRKKVSEHLKNLRLPQSAFTVSTLHSLAYTIASNHRELSGFGAGETTIVSESQKQRLIRNATNLWVKENPKLYDLLLEGRSFDGEDTERLRRQTVLRTDVLPSLAREAIATAKSSELTPEDLRQAESPDGGTILEIAAGLYETYERLLRQEGAIDYDDMILGALRVLKNESIRKYWQERVFAVFEDEAQDSSPLQTDLLEILALTPQPPLPKGEGEKSSLLPSLLGRGDEGEGIKNLMRVGDPNQAINSTFTTADPRFFNEFCDRCQLNSQLSTLDQAGRSTVNVMRAANYVLHWVNHSEYAKLEKPFRQQRIHPVDVDDPQANANPEPIGKGVEIYLPNTVDDIEHEIELIGLRIKQLHEQDPKLSMAILVRQHNQGRFVAEALAWLTKEHDIKIYDVEQSDRRSRVPMDMLAILQFMERPHSPDNLKSALEVLKDRLKISSQQDLNALASNPEKFLYPTLLDPALTTLAQDAQSTCKALLRAKIELPLYNLIPFIAFTLYDDEAGLLATADKLGDRLNQQLVGNYSMQTVIAELKEIVESENFEAVEDENLEGRYMTAGQLTIISLHKAKGLDWDVVFMPFLHKRICPGEAYIPESVKFLGDFGLPEVARAQIRAIVHHERVPNAEEAWKQCSYLKQAEEFRLLYVGMTRAKKLLWLSAAQSAPFSWNTLENRTENAPICPAIMELARKFPEFISW